The Xanthomonas sontii genome contains a region encoding:
- a CDS encoding cupin domain-containing protein, translated as MTDAPVLSGSLLDALPDARGGEIFTELLRRSGCRVERIVSHGQTTPQESPYLQAHDEWVLVLRGRARVALCEREVALAPGDHLFIPADTPHWVTFTDPGQPTVWLALHLGEADVVA; from the coding sequence ATGACCGACGCGCCCGTGCTGTCCGGTTCCTTGCTTGACGCATTGCCCGATGCCCGCGGTGGCGAAATCTTCACCGAACTGCTGCGGCGCTCCGGTTGCCGCGTCGAGCGCATCGTCTCGCACGGGCAGACCACGCCGCAGGAGTCGCCGTACCTGCAGGCGCACGACGAATGGGTGCTGGTGCTGCGTGGTCGCGCGCGGGTGGCGCTGTGCGAGCGCGAGGTCGCGCTGGCGCCGGGCGACCATCTGTTCATCCCGGCCGATACGCCGCATTGGGTGACCTTCACCGATCCCGGGCAGCCGACCGTGTGGCTGGCCCTCCATCTCGGCGAAGCCGACGTGGTGGCGTGA
- a CDS encoding HAD family hydrolase, whose product MHAAMPPPAEALCQVRHWVFDMDGTLTRAVHDFALIRRELQIPPQADILQHLAALPDAQRASKHAWLLEHERVLAQEATAANGAPALLRTLHAADCRLAVLTRNARELAQLTLEEIEVDDLFEDVTILGRDEAPPKPHPGGLLQLAEHWGVAPQALAMVGDHAYDLQCGRHAGATTVLLHPDNPWPALADLHFADCAALLAWWQDRVGPQSH is encoded by the coding sequence ATGCATGCCGCCATGCCACCGCCGGCCGAGGCGCTGTGCCAGGTGCGCCACTGGGTGTTCGACATGGACGGCACCCTGACCCGCGCCGTGCACGATTTCGCGCTGATCCGCCGCGAACTGCAGATCCCGCCGCAGGCCGACATCCTGCAGCACCTGGCGGCGCTGCCGGATGCGCAGCGCGCCAGCAAGCACGCCTGGCTGCTGGAGCACGAGCGCGTGCTGGCCCAGGAGGCCACCGCGGCCAACGGCGCGCCGGCGCTGCTGCGTACCCTGCATGCGGCCGATTGCCGGCTGGCGGTGCTCACCCGCAACGCGCGCGAGCTGGCGCAGCTGACCCTGGAAGAGATCGAGGTCGACGACCTGTTCGAGGACGTCACCATCCTCGGCCGCGACGAGGCGCCGCCCAAGCCGCATCCCGGCGGCCTGCTGCAGTTGGCCGAGCACTGGGGCGTGGCGCCGCAGGCACTGGCGATGGTCGGCGACCACGCCTACGACCTGCAGTGCGGGCGCCATGCCGGCGCCACCACCGTGCTGCTGCATCCGGACAATCCCTGGCCGGCGCTGGCCGACCTGCATTTCGCCGATTGCGCCGCGCTGCTGGCGTGGTGGCAGGACCGCGTCGGGCCGCAGTCGCACTGA
- a CDS encoding alpha/beta fold hydrolase produces the protein MVMATLVLMMLLLLAGALALLVSLLCVALVAMPIGALLVARDPFLLVRLESLRQRRGSGLRRRQSQVAGHTWTYLVRAAADPAAPTLLLVHGFTGSKENWLPLARALGTRYHLVIPDLPGWAESQRIAGQDYGFVAQAERVAAFAMQCARRAGSECVLLGHSMGGGIAALAAARHPAVFDRVGLFNAAGVRFADNVFGQAVLDGHNPFAVHDAASLQRYIDTVFLLERAKPRIPRWAVPAVVAWRRREADFEQQVLARIGRGEEAFLPFEEAARIRQPALLLNCVQDAVIDASALALYAQRLPQAIQVLLDGSGHMSIVEKPAEVAQAIDTLIQRGTPR, from the coding sequence ATGGTGATGGCGACCCTGGTCTTGATGATGCTGCTGCTGCTGGCTGGCGCCCTGGCGTTGCTGGTGTCGCTACTGTGCGTGGCGCTCGTGGCGATGCCGATCGGGGCGCTGCTGGTGGCGCGCGATCCCTTCCTGCTGGTGCGCCTGGAGAGCCTGCGCCAGCGTCGCGGCAGCGGGCTGCGGCGGCGCCAGTCGCAGGTCGCCGGGCACACCTGGACCTATCTGGTGCGCGCCGCGGCCGATCCCGCCGCGCCGACCCTGCTGCTGGTGCATGGCTTCACCGGCAGCAAGGAGAACTGGCTGCCGCTGGCGCGCGCGCTGGGCACGCGCTATCACCTGGTGATCCCGGATCTGCCCGGCTGGGCCGAGAGCCAGCGCATCGCCGGGCAGGACTACGGCTTTGTGGCGCAGGCCGAGCGCGTGGCCGCGTTCGCCATGCAGTGCGCGCGCCGTGCGGGCAGCGAATGCGTGCTGCTCGGGCATTCGATGGGCGGCGGCATCGCGGCGCTGGCCGCGGCGCGCCATCCGGCGGTGTTCGACCGGGTCGGCCTGTTCAACGCCGCCGGCGTACGCTTCGCCGACAACGTGTTCGGCCAGGCGGTGCTGGACGGGCACAATCCGTTCGCGGTGCACGATGCCGCATCGCTGCAGCGCTACATCGACACCGTGTTCCTGCTCGAGCGCGCCAAGCCGCGCATCCCGCGCTGGGCGGTGCCGGCGGTGGTGGCCTGGCGTCGCCGCGAGGCCGATTTCGAGCAGCAGGTGCTGGCGCGCATCGGCCGCGGCGAGGAGGCGTTCCTGCCGTTCGAGGAGGCCGCGCGCATCCGCCAGCCGGCGCTGCTGCTGAATTGCGTGCAGGACGCGGTGATCGACGCCAGCGCGCTGGCGCTGTACGCGCAACGCCTGCCGCAGGCGATCCAGGTACTGCTGGACGGCAGCGGCCACATGTCCATCGTCGAGAAGCCCGCCGAGGTCGCGCAGGCCATCGACACCCTGATCCAACGAGGAACCCCACGATGA